One Nicotiana tomentosiformis chromosome 4, ASM39032v3, whole genome shotgun sequence genomic window carries:
- the LOC104100791 gene encoding cinnamoyl-CoA reductase 1-like: protein MALMGEKCRVCVTGAGGYVATSLIKLLLSKDYTVHGTVRNPSDDKYAHLKNLEKAAENLKLFKADLLDYDSLAAAIKGCNGVFHVASPVPSSSVPNPEVELVAPAVKGTLNVLKACSEANIKRVVFVSSVAAAALNPNWPKGQVKDETCWSDSEYCKATNNWYCFSKTMAEKEAWSYAKQSGLDMITVLPTLVLGPMLQRTTNASSLVLIKLLKEGYEELENKNRFIIDVRDLAEALVLVYERPEAEGRYICTAHKVKSQDLVDMLKRHYPNYNYPKRFTDLMEEGSYSSEKLQKLGWQYRQLEETLIDSVESYKQGGFLE, encoded by the exons ATGGCATTGATGGGGGAGAAATGCAGAGTGTGTGTAACAGGAGCAGGTGGCTACGTCGCTACGTCGCTTATTAAGCTTCTCCTTTCTAAGGATTACACCGTTCATGGCACCGTTAGAAACCCTT CTGATGACAAGTATGCTCATTTGAAGAACCTAGAAAAAGCTGCTGAAAACCTAAAACTCTTCAAGGCAGACTTGCTAGATTACGACTCGCTTGCTGCAGCCATCAAAGGATGCAATGGAGTATTTCACGTTGCTAGTCCCGTCCCTTCAAGCTCTGTACCAAATCCCGAG GTAGAACTTGTTGCTCCTGCAGTAAAAGGCACACTTAATGTTCTGAAGGCATGCTCTGAAGCAAACATCAAGAGAGTTGTGTTTGTATCTTCTGTTGCTGCTGCTGCCTTGAACCCCAACTGGCCGAAGGGCCAAGTGAAAGATGAGACTTGTTGGTCGGACAGTGAATACTGCAAAGCAACTAAT AACTGGTACTGTTTTTCTAAGACGATGGCTGAGAAAGAAGCTTGGTCATACGCAAAACAAAGTGGACTTGATATGATAACTGTGCTGCCAACACTTGTTTTGGGGCCAATGTTGCAGAGGACAACAAATGCCAGTAGTTTGGTTCTCATTAAGCTGCTGAAAG AAGGATATGAAGAGCTGGAAAACAAGAACCGATTTATAATAGATGTACGTGATTTAGCTGAAGCTCTGGTGCTGGTATATGAGAGACCTGAAGCTGAAGGTAGATACATATGCACTGCTCATAAAGTGAAATCACAGGATTTGGTTGACATGCTGAAGAGACACTACCCCAACTACAACTATCCTAAACG CTTTACCGATTTGATGGAGGAAGGAAGTTATAGTTCAGAGAAACTGCAGAAGTTGGGTTGGCAATATAGGCAACTGGAGGAAACTCTAATTGATTCAGTTGAAAGTTACAAACAAGGGGGCTTTCTGGAATGA